The following nucleotide sequence is from Hevea brasiliensis isolate MT/VB/25A 57/8 chromosome 7, ASM3005281v1, whole genome shotgun sequence.
tcgctgtttcattgcgtagattctggttgaagcacttccttgtgctgattgaccaactgtgccctgactgcctgaagtagtgcctctacctctgcctcttcctctgccaaatgactgtgaacctctgggagcaggactctgaatagatccctcggcagtagtaggagctggaccatatctcggagcactagtacagtctttagctatatggcccttgcctccacagttaaaacaggctccagtggcccaataacattcccccccatgaatcttgccacaagtctcacaggggcgggcagaatgtgaacccctgcttgactgctgaccagacctagggggtctctgaccagaaaatctacctctaccaaaccttccacctcgacccctgctgggtccactaaacttctttttctttccagaggtagcaccagaactctgttcaactgatttttcccccttgtctttttctaatttctcgactttttccttcactgggtttgcttctgcttcaactctctcgagttcaagtgcttgggacataagttctgagaagttctttgtgtcgaaatcccacaacttgcatccttatgctgggcttcaaacccgtctcaaatctcttgcatcttgctttgctggtagtaaggagactctccgcatagtgactcaggcgggagaactccctctcatactctgccactgatcgatttccttgtttcaaactcaaaaattcttgcaatttctgatcaacatatgcgtctgggatgtatttctgtctgaactctctgatgaagtcatcccaggttagcactggtggttctgccaagctgtgggggatggtcttccaccaatcatatgcatccccttgcagtagcgacacagaatattcgaacttcaactcatctgggcagtgcaatttcttaaacactctgtccattctttcaagccattgctctgcctctagtgggtctactgtacccttaaattttgcagccccatactttaataatttatcatactgtctggctggaggcagtggttgtgtcacaggtggttggggtggagcttgagcaggcatactgaCCATTTCTTTGGAAACATCGCAGACCATCTCTTTGTGcgaattgtgcagggaactgcggcatttgtgaggttggtgctactgacccactgacattcggtaaagctggggcttccccttgtgcctcagcttcaacagactgctcaactgagcgatccccttcttccatttcaggctgaagttagggtatctcctgaacaagtaacacaaggagatttccctccgttagttcatattcatgatgtaatgcactgtatgtaacaattatggacattgagcagttgtacttaacaaagaaaagacacaaattcataagttaaaacatacttcaaaaatttgctctgataccactaaaacatgtcacacctcacccctctgtaatgcataacatgatcccgtagaataccta
It contains:
- the LOC131181619 gene encoding serine/arginine-rich splicing factor RS2Z32-like, coding for MPQFPAQFAQRDGLRCFQRNVKEKVEKLEKDKGEKSVEQSSGATSGKKKKFSGPSRGRGGRFGRGRFSGQRPPRSGQQSSRGSHSARPCETCGKIHGGECYWATGACFNCGGKGHIAKDCTSAPRYGPAPTTAEGSIQSPAPRGSQSFGRGRGRGRGTTSGSQGTVGQSAQGSASTRIYAMKQREEAETSDVVADTETRGAAD